The following proteins are encoded in a genomic region of Peptococcus niger:
- a CDS encoding M24 family metallopeptidase: MDHQGRRARFLAKMAQAGRAAAMIITSYENRRYFSGFSGSFGYLLITPSRTVLLTDSRYTQQAQEEAPDILHKKVGGLTAIAELAKLLQDVDDGPIGFDGRLADYPTYVALAAQFGADRLVDLSDIVDAQRGVKDADEIALLAQAEAIGDAAFQVACERMRAGMTEVEVALILETEMRRRGAQSTSFDTIVASGARGALPHGLASGKKMAEGDLVVMDFGCKFNGYCSDMTRTVAIGQPSAGLQDLYALVLKAQKVCLDAARAGVIGAEVHQIAVDLFSDAGMGAYFGHGLGHSVGLEIHEKPVFSPAQQSALPAGTVITVEPGLYLPGQGGVRIEDVIALTDDGCLNLTHSPKELLIL, from the coding sequence ATGGACCATCAAGGACGCCGGGCGCGCTTCTTAGCCAAAATGGCGCAAGCAGGCCGGGCAGCAGCGATGATTATAACGAGTTATGAAAACCGCCGCTATTTTAGCGGCTTTAGCGGCAGTTTCGGATATTTGCTGATAACGCCAAGCCGGACTGTCTTGCTCACAGACAGCCGGTACACCCAGCAGGCTCAAGAAGAAGCCCCGGATATTCTACATAAAAAAGTTGGCGGATTGACCGCCATTGCCGAATTGGCTAAGCTTCTGCAGGATGTGGATGACGGCCCAATCGGTTTCGATGGCCGGTTGGCTGATTATCCGACCTATGTGGCCTTGGCCGCCCAATTCGGTGCAGATCGGCTGGTTGACCTGTCGGATATCGTTGATGCTCAGCGTGGCGTGAAAGACGCAGATGAAATCGCCTTGCTTGCTCAAGCGGAAGCCATTGGCGATGCCGCCTTCCAGGTGGCTTGTGAGCGCATGCGGGCAGGGATGACAGAAGTTGAAGTGGCGCTTATCCTGGAAACGGAGATGCGCCGGCGCGGTGCCCAGAGCACGAGTTTTGATACCATTGTTGCCAGCGGTGCACGCGGCGCCTTGCCCCACGGTTTGGCGAGCGGTAAAAAAATGGCTGAAGGTGACCTCGTGGTCATGGATTTCGGTTGTAAATTTAACGGCTATTGTTCAGATATGACCCGGACTGTTGCCATCGGCCAGCCCTCGGCTGGGCTGCAAGACCTCTATGCCTTGGTGTTGAAAGCGCAGAAGGTTTGTCTGGATGCAGCGCGGGCGGGCGTTATCGGAGCAGAGGTCCATCAAATAGCTGTGGACCTTTTCTCGGATGCCGGTATGGGAGCCTATTTTGGTCATGGACTGGGGCATTCTGTCGGTTTGGAAATTCATGAAAAACCGGTGTTTTCACCTGCCCAGCAATCGGCTTTGCCTGCCGGTACCGTGATTACCGTTGAACCGGGCTTGTACTTACCGGGTCAAGGCGGCGTACGCATTGAAGATGTGATTGCCTTAACCGATGACGGTTGTCTTAATTTAACCCACTCTCCGAAAGAGCTGCTGATCCTATAA
- a CDS encoding type II secretion system protein, with amino-acid sequence MKRGISLPEMLVVLAIMGCFIAILAVRVMPLVDQERDGRFEADMRIIAGAMETAALDGVRPDGQRTLVEKGYLKQALKPPLKGLSYQCHVQGRDAVVELVRESDHEVQKEISIARVYPA; translated from the coding sequence ATGAAACGAGGCATCAGTTTGCCTGAAATGCTGGTGGTCCTGGCCATTATGGGCTGCTTTATTGCGATATTGGCGGTCCGCGTCATGCCTCTGGTCGATCAAGAACGTGATGGGCGCTTTGAAGCGGACATGCGGATTATAGCAGGTGCCATGGAAACTGCAGCCCTGGACGGTGTTCGACCGGATGGGCAGCGCACATTGGTAGAAAAAGGCTACTTGAAACAAGCGTTAAAGCCACCTCTGAAAGGGCTTTCTTATCAATGTCATGTGCAGGGACGAGATGCCGTGGTAGAACTTGTCAGGGAGTCGGATCATGAGGTACAGAAAGAAATATCAATTGCGAGGGTTTACCCTGCTTGA
- a CDS encoding acyl-CoA dehydrogenase, producing the protein MDFQLDEKRAMAQQLFRDFAEKEVKPYAQEVDESHEFPRETVKKMQKYGFMGIPIPEEYGGQGCDTMTYVLAVEELSKVCGTTGVIVSAHTSLCADCLLKNGTEEQKQKYLVPLANGSKLGAFALTEPGAGTDAAGQQTKAVLDGDEYVLNGSKIFITNGKEADTYIVFAMTDKSVGTKGITAFIVEKGTPGFSFGTKERKMGICGSSTYELIFEDCRIPRENMLGREGRGFGIAMTTLDGGRIGIAAQALGLAEGALDVTLEYVKERKQFGRAIGKFQYIQFELAKMATRIEEARHLVYKAAMAKDDPKIKRFSYEAAMAKLSASECARFVTERAVQLHGGYGYIAEYDVERMMRDAKITEIYEGTSEVMRMVISGNLLS; encoded by the coding sequence ATGGATTTTCAATTGGACGAAAAACGGGCGATGGCTCAGCAACTGTTTAGAGATTTTGCTGAAAAAGAGGTCAAGCCCTATGCCCAGGAAGTTGACGAAAGTCACGAATTTCCGCGGGAAACGGTTAAAAAAATGCAAAAATACGGGTTTATGGGGATTCCCATTCCTGAGGAATACGGTGGTCAAGGCTGCGACACCATGACCTATGTCCTGGCCGTAGAAGAATTATCAAAAGTTTGCGGTACAACGGGGGTTATCGTGTCTGCGCATACCTCTCTGTGTGCCGATTGCCTGCTTAAAAACGGGACAGAAGAACAAAAACAAAAATATTTGGTTCCCTTGGCCAACGGCAGCAAACTGGGTGCTTTTGCCTTGACGGAACCGGGTGCCGGTACAGATGCGGCCGGCCAGCAAACCAAAGCCGTTTTAGATGGCGATGAATATGTTCTGAACGGGTCTAAAATCTTTATCACCAACGGTAAAGAAGCCGATACTTATATCGTCTTTGCAATGACGGATAAAAGCGTTGGCACCAAGGGGATTACCGCTTTCATCGTTGAAAAAGGAACGCCGGGCTTCAGCTTCGGGACCAAAGAACGTAAAATGGGGATTTGTGGCTCCTCGACCTATGAATTGATTTTTGAAGACTGCCGCATTCCGAGAGAAAATATGTTGGGACGCGAAGGCCGTGGATTCGGTATTGCCATGACCACCTTAGACGGCGGGCGCATCGGGATCGCAGCCCAGGCCTTGGGCTTGGCTGAAGGGGCTTTAGATGTGACCCTTGAATATGTTAAAGAACGTAAACAATTTGGACGTGCCATCGGTAAGTTCCAGTACATTCAATTTGAATTGGCAAAAATGGCCACGCGCATTGAAGAAGCACGCCACTTGGTGTACAAAGCCGCTATGGCAAAAGATGATCCGAAAATCAAACGTTTTTCTTATGAAGCCGCTATGGCAAAATTATCCGCTTCAGAATGTGCCCGCTTTGTAACCGAACGCGCCGTTCAATTGCACGGTGGTTACGGCTATATTGCCGAATATGATGTTGAACGCATGATGCGTGATGCAAAAATTACCGAAATTTATGAAGGTACTTCTGAAGTGATGCGGATGGTCATTTCAGGGAACTTATTATCGTAA
- a CDS encoding type II secretion system protein translates to MRKPGNTLLEVLVALFIMAILLLSLLPAVGNMAQWGKKIDERAELRASVDGLLAGTAGTGTLPDGGRWQTDCHPFSAVQGVDVVTVTIKREHEQVQYMTLRKASS, encoded by the coding sequence ATGCGTAAACCTGGAAATACGCTTTTGGAAGTTCTGGTGGCCCTCTTTATTATGGCAATCCTTTTGCTGAGCCTTTTACCGGCGGTCGGCAATATGGCGCAATGGGGTAAAAAAATTGATGAACGCGCCGAGCTGCGTGCGTCCGTAGACGGTTTGTTGGCCGGCACCGCCGGTACAGGCACCCTGCCGGACGGCGGCCGCTGGCAGACCGATTGTCATCCTTTTTCTGCCGTTCAAGGGGTGGATGTGGTCACCGTAACCATCAAGAGGGAGCATGAACAAGTTCAATATATGACGCTGAGAAAGGCATCATCATGA
- a CDS encoding CD1247 N-terminal domain-containing protein, giving the protein MAISERVAYLKGLAEGLGLQEKDKTGKFYNELMSLLEEMALVVDYLQDEKDELEEYLDALDEDLSDVEDVVFDLDDDEFDDDDFEDYDFNTLGNYMETECPGCGETIAYFDDAEEGDSIDIICPNCGDVVASIGDDDDIEVTEAEEDL; this is encoded by the coding sequence ATGGCTATTTCAGAACGCGTCGCTTATTTGAAAGGTCTCGCAGAAGGATTAGGGCTTCAGGAAAAGGACAAAACCGGTAAATTTTATAATGAACTTATGAGCTTACTGGAAGAAATGGCGCTGGTCGTGGATTACCTTCAAGATGAAAAGGATGAACTTGAAGAATACCTTGATGCACTGGATGAAGACCTGTCTGATGTTGAAGACGTCGTTTTCGATTTAGATGACGATGAATTTGATGACGATGATTTTGAAGACTATGATTTCAATACTCTGGGCAATTATATGGAAACTGAATGCCCCGGTTGCGGGGAAACCATCGCCTATTTTGACGATGCGGAAGAAGGCGACTCCATCGATATCATTTGCCCGAACTGTGGTGATGTGGTGGCCAGCATCGGTGACGATGATGACATCGAAGTAACAGAAGCAGAAGAAGATCTGTAA
- a CDS encoding type II secretion system F family protein, translating into MKTFKYEAMTLNGQRIDGEKSAASIAELAAALQGEGYYLLSHRELTLLDRVRKKCFADEEALIFFLRQLAFMLQSGISISRTLTYLQEDAPKRYIRMICEDLQKGLSKGKPLQAAWRDSALGLPAEIGDWFEIGDMMGDLSSAAQTAADELAERRHLKQSVAQQVFYPFLVLCLLLLFFNLLLFVILPTLMQTYAQLGVRLPVMMQPLAALSKLFAIPGLSFILVPLGPALFIALGIWVSLYPPARHRLWQLARRLPPVRRLLYRHLYVAFAGSLGRLLSAGIGLERALVFLQKRQFMASVGEDLDALTLALHRGMPLSRAMENLDFVPELAATLLFAGEQAGNLPQALLDTAGYYRERAEMEQRFLLRIIEPVAVVFLGAMVLAVALMFFLPLLGTYDQFLQ; encoded by the coding sequence ATGAAAACCTTCAAATATGAAGCCATGACTCTGAACGGTCAACGAATCGATGGTGAAAAATCAGCTGCTTCGATTGCAGAATTGGCCGCCGCACTCCAAGGGGAAGGCTATTATTTGCTCTCGCACCGGGAGTTGACCCTGTTGGATCGGGTTCGGAAAAAATGCTTTGCCGATGAAGAAGCCCTGATTTTTTTCCTGCGTCAATTGGCCTTTATGCTACAAAGTGGCATATCTATTTCGCGGACCTTGACCTATTTACAAGAGGATGCACCGAAACGGTATATTCGTATGATTTGCGAAGACCTGCAAAAGGGGCTGTCGAAAGGCAAACCGCTGCAAGCGGCTTGGCGTGATTCGGCACTGGGGCTGCCGGCTGAAATTGGCGATTGGTTTGAAATCGGGGATATGATGGGCGACTTAAGCAGTGCGGCGCAAACGGCTGCCGATGAATTGGCAGAACGCCGGCATCTGAAACAGTCGGTTGCCCAGCAGGTTTTTTATCCCTTCCTGGTGTTGTGTCTCTTACTGCTGTTTTTTAATTTATTGCTTTTTGTTATTTTACCGACCCTCATGCAGACATATGCCCAGCTGGGCGTTCGCTTGCCGGTTATGATGCAGCCCTTGGCAGCACTCAGTAAGCTTTTTGCTATTCCGGGCCTATCTTTTATTTTGGTTCCCTTGGGGCCGGCGCTATTCATTGCTTTGGGAATTTGGGTCAGCCTTTATCCACCGGCCAGACACCGGCTATGGCAGCTGGCGCGGCGGTTACCACCGGTCAGGCGTCTGCTTTATCGGCACTTGTATGTGGCTTTTGCCGGGAGCCTGGGACGGCTATTGAGTGCCGGTATTGGCTTGGAACGGGCCCTTGTTTTTTTACAAAAGCGACAGTTTATGGCTTCAGTGGGAGAGGATTTGGACGCTCTAACCCTGGCCTTGCATAGGGGGATGCCGCTAAGTCGTGCCATGGAAAATTTGGATTTTGTGCCGGAATTGGCGGCAACGCTTTTATTTGCCGGTGAGCAGGCCGGCAACTTGCCGCAGGCCTTACTGGATACCGCCGGTTATTATCGCGAACGGGCCGAGATGGAACAGCGGTTTCTTTTGCGCATCATTGAACCGGTGGCGGTGGTGTTCTTGGGGGCCATGGTTTTAGCTGTTGCCTTGATGTTCTTCTTACCTTTACTGGGAACTTACGATCAATTTTTACAGTAG
- a CDS encoding electron transfer flavoprotein subunit beta/FixA family protein has product MKIVVCVKQVPDTTEVKLDPVKGTLIREGVPSIMNPDDKSGLEAALRLKEETGAEVTVLTMGPPQATAVLREAMAMGADAGVLLTDRAFGGADTWATSYTLSLALKKMDFDLLITGRQAIDGDTAQVGPQIAEHLGIANVSYAEELHVDGDYVIVKRQFEDRYHMVKAQMPCLVTALAELNEPRYMTPGGIFKAFEAPIQEMHFEDLDANADDLGLKGSPTKVVKSFPKAVKAAGTKIEASPEESVEYIVDKLKERFML; this is encoded by the coding sequence ATGAAGATTGTGGTTTGTGTCAAACAAGTACCGGATACCACGGAAGTTAAGCTGGACCCGGTTAAAGGGACTCTTATTCGTGAAGGGGTACCCTCAATTATGAACCCGGATGACAAATCCGGTTTGGAAGCAGCGCTTCGTTTAAAAGAAGAAACCGGCGCTGAAGTTACGGTTCTCACCATGGGGCCACCTCAGGCAACGGCTGTTTTGCGTGAAGCCATGGCCATGGGGGCCGATGCAGGTGTTCTTTTAACCGACCGGGCATTTGGCGGGGCAGACACCTGGGCCACCAGCTATACCCTGTCTTTGGCACTTAAAAAAATGGACTTTGACCTTCTGATTACCGGTCGTCAGGCCATTGACGGGGACACGGCGCAAGTCGGTCCGCAAATTGCCGAACACTTGGGCATTGCGAATGTCAGCTATGCTGAAGAATTGCACGTGGATGGCGATTATGTAATTGTTAAGCGGCAATTTGAAGACCGCTACCATATGGTCAAAGCACAAATGCCCTGCCTGGTGACGGCTCTGGCTGAATTAAATGAACCGCGTTATATGACGCCCGGCGGTATTTTTAAAGCATTTGAAGCACCAATTCAGGAAATGCACTTTGAAGACCTTGACGCCAATGCTGATGATCTCGGCTTAAAAGGCTCCCCGACCAAAGTGGTCAAATCTTTCCCGAAAGCGGTTAAAGCTGCAGGGACCAAGATTGAAGCCAGCCCGGAAGAATCGGTAGAATATATTGTCGACAAGCTCAAAGAACGCTTCATGCTGTAG
- a CDS encoding electron transfer flavoprotein subunit alpha/FixB family protein, translating into MADQNAYQGVLIFAEQLDGKVSNVAYELIGKGRELAEDLGTEVTAIVMGHNIASLADDLAARGAQKVIVVDDPCLENYTTEPYTSTIYQAIEEFQPAIVLYGATAIGRDLAPRVSGRVHTGLTADCTKLEIDPDTKNLMMTRPAFGGNLMATILCPDFRPQMSTVRPGVMVKRPVDKTAKAQVINWKPDLTKNNKFVEVTEVIRKVSERMDIQDAKILVSGGRGIGNAEDFAILEALADKMGGVVAGSRAAVDSGWLEKDQQVGQTGKTVRPDLYFAIGISGAIQHLAGMEESDYIIAINKDATAPIFDIADVGIVGDWHTIVPALTEAIAAEQAAKAEG; encoded by the coding sequence ATGGCAGATCAAAACGCTTACCAAGGCGTGTTAATTTTTGCAGAACAACTGGATGGCAAAGTATCAAACGTGGCCTATGAATTAATCGGTAAAGGCCGCGAACTGGCAGAAGACTTGGGCACCGAAGTAACGGCCATTGTTATGGGGCATAATATCGCGTCTTTGGCAGATGATTTAGCCGCTCGCGGTGCACAAAAAGTCATTGTTGTCGATGATCCTTGCTTGGAAAACTATACAACCGAACCGTATACATCAACCATTTATCAGGCCATTGAAGAATTTCAGCCGGCCATCGTTTTATATGGCGCAACGGCCATTGGTCGTGACCTGGCACCGCGTGTATCCGGTCGTGTCCATACCGGCTTGACGGCAGACTGCACCAAGCTGGAAATTGATCCGGATACGAAGAACTTGATGATGACCCGTCCGGCATTTGGCGGTAACCTGATGGCAACCATTTTATGCCCGGACTTCCGTCCGCAAATGTCCACCGTTCGCCCCGGCGTTATGGTGAAACGCCCGGTCGATAAAACGGCAAAAGCGCAAGTCATCAACTGGAAGCCTGATTTAACGAAAAACAATAAGTTTGTCGAAGTGACAGAAGTCATTCGCAAGGTCAGCGAACGCATGGACATCCAAGACGCTAAAATCTTGGTTTCTGGCGGCCGCGGAATCGGTAATGCAGAAGACTTTGCCATTTTAGAAGCTTTAGCAGATAAAATGGGCGGTGTTGTGGCCGGTTCCCGGGCAGCAGTTGACTCGGGATGGCTGGAAAAGGACCAGCAAGTAGGTCAAACCGGTAAAACCGTTCGTCCTGACCTGTATTTTGCCATCGGGATTTCCGGGGCCATTCAGCACTTGGCCGGCATGGAAGAATCCGATTATATCATTGCTATTAATAAAGACGCCACCGCACCGATTTTTGACATTGCCGATGTCGGCATTGTCGGCGATTGGCATACCATTGTTCCGGCGCTGACTGAAGCCATTGCTGCCGAACAGGCTGCCAAAGCGGAAGGCTAA
- a CDS encoding PilW family protein, with translation MKGQKAFSLVEALVALFVGALVVLMATQFCFQFMQTSHRLADEVRLRDQLVYGMNRMEEDIRESEGVCTMRHDDPLRSDRLYLKRRIAVPKGFNFGESQWQFIEYGLNWNSKQTAEDRSAGPYVLYRRLHLNVLGGNDRQPLNAGMVKEGLAIRYLDANGQETRQALEVAALSVTLTGQTSVGQRLMLTREISLEGREANE, from the coding sequence ATGAAGGGACAGAAGGCCTTTAGTTTAGTTGAAGCCTTGGTGGCGCTTTTCGTCGGCGCCCTTGTTGTTCTCATGGCCACCCAATTCTGCTTCCAATTTATGCAGACGAGCCATCGCTTGGCAGACGAGGTGCGCCTTAGGGATCAACTGGTCTATGGCATGAACCGGATGGAAGAGGATATTCGTGAATCAGAAGGCGTTTGTACAATGAGACATGATGATCCCTTGAGGTCAGATAGGCTGTATTTAAAGCGCCGGATTGCCGTGCCTAAAGGGTTTAACTTTGGTGAAAGTCAGTGGCAGTTTATTGAATACGGGTTAAATTGGAATAGCAAACAAACCGCAGAAGACCGGTCAGCCGGGCCCTACGTCCTCTACCGGCGGTTGCACTTGAACGTTTTAGGCGGCAACGACCGCCAGCCGCTCAATGCGGGGATGGTCAAGGAGGGACTTGCCATTCGCTATTTAGATGCAAACGGTCAGGAAACCCGACAAGCATTAGAGGTGGCGGCATTATCGGTCACCTTAACCGGTCAAACTTCTGTCGGCCAACGATTGATGTTGACCCGGGAAATATCTTTGGAAGGGCGGGAAGCCAATGAATGA
- a CDS encoding type II secretion system protein: MRYRKKYQLRGFTLLEALLVCLIFALVAVAVMPVMYHSIQEKTTEQEAMVLLSNLRSAQLQVMREGGTAVIRANGQGYTINYDGPRPYQKRVPLKSRISQSTVLTFQQIDRLSSRTFPATFTLTAGNTQRYIIVDSVGRIYYRQIKPEG, translated from the coding sequence ATGAGGTACAGAAAGAAATATCAATTGCGAGGGTTTACCCTGCTTGAAGCGCTCTTGGTGTGTCTGATCTTTGCCCTGGTGGCTGTAGCGGTGATGCCGGTCATGTATCACAGCATTCAAGAAAAAACGACCGAGCAAGAAGCCATGGTGCTTTTGAGTAATCTGAGATCAGCTCAGCTGCAGGTGATGCGTGAAGGCGGTACAGCAGTGATACGGGCGAATGGGCAAGGCTACACCATTAACTACGACGGTCCCCGCCCTTATCAAAAGAGGGTGCCCCTCAAAAGCCGGATCAGTCAATCGACTGTGCTAACCTTCCAGCAGATAGATCGGTTGAGCAGCCGGACCTTTCCGGCAACATTTACCTTAACCGCCGGGAATACACAACGCTATATCATTGTGGATTCGGTCGGCCGTATTTACTATCGGCAAATAAAGCCTGAGGGGTGA
- the efp gene encoding elongation factor P, producing the protein MISSNDFRPGVTIELNGDPCQVIEFQHVKPGKGAAFVRTKVKNLKTGSTTEMTFRGGEKVPKATLERRQMQYLYFDGDSYVFMDNETFDQISLQEKALDGGEKYLKENMDCQVTSYEGEILGVELPTTVELEVTETEPGIKGDTASGGTKPATLETGVTVQVPFFVNTGDVLRIDTRTGDYLERA; encoded by the coding sequence ATGATCTCATCCAATGATTTTAGACCCGGTGTCACCATTGAACTGAATGGCGATCCGTGCCAAGTAATTGAATTTCAGCACGTCAAGCCCGGTAAAGGGGCTGCATTTGTGCGCACAAAAGTCAAAAACTTAAAAACCGGCTCCACCACAGAAATGACCTTCCGCGGTGGTGAAAAAGTGCCGAAAGCAACCTTAGAGCGTCGTCAGATGCAGTATCTTTACTTTGATGGTGACAGCTATGTCTTCATGGATAATGAGACATTTGATCAAATCAGCCTGCAGGAAAAGGCATTGGACGGCGGCGAAAAATATTTGAAAGAAAATATGGATTGCCAAGTGACTTCTTATGAAGGTGAAATTCTCGGTGTGGAATTGCCCACGACCGTTGAATTGGAAGTAACTGAAACCGAACCGGGCATTAAAGGGGACACCGCCTCCGGCGGGACAAAACCGGCAACGCTCGAAACTGGCGTTACCGTTCAAGTGCCCTTCTTCGTCAATACCGGTGATGTATTGCGCATTGATACACGCACCGGTGATTATCTGGAACGCGCCTAA